One Leucobacter muris DNA segment encodes these proteins:
- a CDS encoding NAD(P)-dependent oxidoreductase codes for MTKVTVIGGSGYAGSHIVEAAAVRGLEVTSVSRGESAQQIAGARYVRGSITEAADRARALDGADVVVAAVSPRGDMAGRVRPAISELAAEAAAAGVRLGVIGGAGSLLQSEGGDLVMNGPDFADEVKPEAAEMGGVLDDLRSAPEALDWFLVSPAATFGAWAAGEYRGEYRTGGDVLLTDAEGRSEISGADFGVAVVDEIEDPKHRRARFTVAY; via the coding sequence ATGACCAAGGTGACGGTAATCGGCGGCAGCGGGTACGCGGGATCGCACATCGTCGAGGCTGCGGCGGTGCGCGGGCTCGAGGTGACGAGCGTGAGCCGCGGCGAGAGCGCGCAGCAGATCGCGGGGGCGCGGTACGTGCGGGGTTCCATCACCGAGGCGGCCGACCGCGCCCGGGCGCTCGACGGGGCCGACGTCGTGGTTGCCGCGGTCTCACCGCGCGGTGACATGGCAGGCCGCGTCCGCCCCGCCATCTCGGAACTCGCTGCAGAGGCCGCCGCCGCGGGGGTGCGCCTCGGTGTGATCGGCGGCGCCGGCTCCCTGCTGCAGAGCGAAGGCGGAGACCTCGTCATGAACGGCCCCGACTTCGCCGACGAGGTGAAGCCCGAGGCCGCCGAGATGGGCGGCGTGCTCGACGACCTGCGCTCCGCGCCCGAGGCGCTCGACTGGTTCCTCGTGAGCCCGGCCGCCACCTTCGGAGCGTGGGCGGCGGGGGAGTACCGCGGCGAGTACCGGACCGGCGGCGACGTGCTGCTCACCGACGCCGAGGGCCGCTCCGAGATCTCTGGCGCCGACTTCGGCGTCGCGGTGGTCGACGAGATCGAGGATCCGAAGCACCGCCGCGCCCGCTTCACCGTCGCCTACTAG
- a CDS encoding glutamate synthase subunit beta → MADPRGFLKVRERELTPKRPVALRLKDWREVVDPADPTVVARQASRCMDCGVAFCHQGCPLGNLIPEWNDLVTRDRWQDAIERLHETNNFPEFTGRACPAPCESACVLGINQPAVTIKQTENGIIDQAFANGWVTPQPPARLTGKTVAVVGSGPAGLAAAQQLTRAGHTVAVYERDEQPGGLLRFGIPEFKLEKQLVTRRVEQLKAEGTRFRCGIEIGRDMSWSELRRRFDAVVVATGATVPRELPLPGREFAGVHYAMDYLTAQNRALAEAGEQRGDEPAAGLPAEFDAAGKHVIVIGGGDTGADCVGTAHRQGARSVTNLAIGRKPSPTRTDTQPWPVHPTLFEVSSSHEEGGERRYLASTVEFVGDAEGRVRALRVAETGFTERGREPIPGTERLIDADLVLIAMGFTGPEAIEDQGLRLGRGSRGAFERADDYATDVPGVFVAGDAGRGQSLIVWAIAEGRAAAASVDAYLTGETVLPSPVRAFDRAFA, encoded by the coding sequence ATGGCTGATCCCCGCGGATTCCTGAAGGTGCGCGAGCGCGAACTCACCCCCAAGCGACCCGTCGCACTGCGGCTGAAAGACTGGCGCGAGGTCGTCGACCCCGCCGACCCCACCGTCGTCGCACGGCAGGCGTCGCGCTGCATGGACTGCGGCGTCGCCTTCTGCCACCAGGGGTGCCCGCTCGGCAACCTCATCCCCGAATGGAACGACCTCGTCACCCGCGACCGCTGGCAGGACGCCATCGAGCGGCTGCACGAGACGAACAACTTCCCCGAGTTCACCGGCCGCGCCTGCCCGGCTCCCTGCGAGTCGGCGTGCGTGCTCGGCATCAACCAGCCGGCCGTCACGATCAAGCAGACCGAGAACGGCATCATCGACCAGGCCTTCGCGAACGGCTGGGTGACGCCGCAGCCGCCCGCGCGCCTCACGGGCAAGACGGTCGCCGTCGTCGGATCCGGGCCCGCGGGCCTCGCCGCCGCGCAGCAGCTCACGCGCGCCGGTCACACCGTCGCCGTGTACGAGCGCGACGAGCAGCCCGGAGGTCTGCTGCGATTCGGCATTCCCGAGTTCAAACTCGAGAAGCAGCTCGTGACCCGCCGCGTCGAACAGCTCAAGGCCGAGGGCACGCGCTTCCGCTGCGGCATCGAGATCGGCCGCGACATGTCGTGGAGCGAGCTGCGCCGCCGCTTCGACGCGGTGGTCGTCGCGACGGGCGCCACCGTGCCGCGCGAACTGCCGCTGCCCGGCCGCGAGTTCGCGGGCGTGCACTACGCGATGGACTACCTCACCGCGCAGAACCGCGCGCTCGCGGAAGCGGGGGAGCAGCGGGGCGACGAGCCTGCCGCCGGCTTGCCCGCCGAGTTCGACGCGGCGGGCAAGCACGTGATCGTCATCGGCGGTGGCGACACCGGCGCCGACTGCGTGGGCACCGCCCACCGCCAGGGCGCGAGATCGGTCACCAACCTCGCCATCGGTCGCAAACCCTCGCCGACGCGCACCGACACCCAGCCCTGGCCCGTGCACCCGACGCTGTTCGAGGTGTCGAGCTCGCACGAGGAGGGCGGGGAGCGCCGCTACCTCGCCTCGACCGTGGAGTTCGTGGGCGACGCCGAGGGCAGGGTGCGCGCCCTGCGCGTCGCCGAGACGGGCTTCACCGAGCGCGGCCGCGAGCCGATCCCGGGCACCGAGCGGCTCATCGACGCCGACCTCGTGCTCATCGCGATGGGCTTCACCGGCCCCGAGGCGATCGAGGATCAGGGTCTGCGGCTGGGCCGCGGATCGCGCGGCGCGTTCGAGCGCGCCGACGACTACGCGACCGATGTGCCCGGCGTCTTCGTTGCGGGCGACGCGGGCCGGGGCCAGTCGCTCATCGTGTGGGCGATCGCCGAGGGGCGGGCCGCCGCGGCCTCGGTCGACGCGTACCTCACGGGCGAGACGGTGCTGCCGAGCCCGGTCCGGGCCTTCGACCGCGCGTTCGCCTGA
- the gltB gene encoding glutamate synthase large subunit — MSDRAATPTASPAGFPERVGLYDPADERDACGLASVVSLTGEPSHEIVSLALEALEHLEHRGAVGSDAGTGDGAGILSDLPDRFIREVLAEHDARLRLPAAGGYAAGLAFLPQASTERQAVRYRIGAIAAEEGLSVLAWRPVAVRPEVLGESARAVSPVIEQLVLVPASGEAVDTDQLERRAFRTRKRIQHETGCYLPSLGARTIVYKGMVTTLQLPGFYPELSDERFESRFAIVHSRYSTNTFPSWHLAQPLRLVAHNGEINTVRGNRNWMRAREAQLESPLLGDVRQLSPVCSEGGSDSASFDEVLELLVRAGRSLPHALAMMVPEAWESETGLHPDLVSFLEYHSLVMEPWDGPAAMIATDGTELVATLDRNGLRPGRFLVTSDGVMVIASETGVLDIAPDRVIRRGRLQPGRMLAVDLASGTIREDEAVKRELANLAPWGEWLEEGRIRLSEQPEREHLVHPPASISRRQRTFGYTEEELRLLLTPMARDGIEPIAAMGTDTPIAALSERPRHIYDYFVQQFAQVTNPPLDALREELVTSLVTSIGPQQNLLTQSVDHARQVILDFPVIDNDALARIQHFGDDPERERAVTIRGLYPVDYDAKGLADRLETMCWEASAAIEAGAEFIILSDRDSNKDLAPVPSLLAVSAVHHHLIREGQRMSVALIAEAGDVREVHHVAALIGYGAAAVNPYLAMETVGLLVRDGSIAGVTEEQAIAKLIKSLGKGMLKVMSKMGISTVASYCGAQTFEAIGLSQQLVDRYFTGTASRLGGVGLDVIAAEVAARHRAAYPDDPAPLAHKKLETGGEYRWRRGEEPHLFDPETIYKLQHATRTGRREIFAEYTRRVNDQQQRLMTLRGLFRLSPQRPPVPLGEVEPVSEIVKRFATGAMSYGSISPEAHQTLAIAMNMLGGKSNTGEGGEAEDRLLDPERRSAIKQVASGRFGVTSMYLTHADEIQIKLAQGAKPGEGGQLPPQKMYPWIARTRHATPGVGLISPPPHHDIYSIEDLKQLIFDLKRANPAARISTKLVAQSGIGPVAAGVAKALSDVILVSGHDGGTGASPMNSLKHAGSPWELGLAEAQQTLMLNGLRERVVLQADGQLKTGRDVVVAALLGAEEFGFATAPLVVSGCIMMRVCHLDTCPVGVATQNPELRERFTGRAEHVVNFFRFIAEEVRELLASLGYRTLGEAVGDSSALDVDDAIRHWKAEGLDLTPILRGPSFPESEPRRHGREQDHELDEHFDRGLIEMAADALDRREPVVVDLPIRNIDRAVGTMLGHEVTKRYGATGLAPETIDVTLTGSAGQSLGAFIPAGITLRLIGDANDYVGKGLSGGEIAIRPHPDAGHAASGNVIAGNTIGYGATSGSLWIAGTVGERFLVRGSGATAVVEGAGDHALEYFTGGFALILGPTGRNIGAGMSGGEAAILDLDPANVNSAELGSGALTLTPLDDALRERIAALLKRHVEQTGSELGTALLDEIDSDPERVFARFTRLIPRGYSRVLEIRERANEQGVDPDGERVWSEILEATHG; from the coding sequence ATGAGCGACCGAGCAGCGACCCCCACCGCCAGCCCCGCCGGCTTCCCCGAGCGCGTCGGGCTCTACGACCCCGCCGATGAGCGCGACGCCTGCGGCCTCGCGTCGGTCGTGTCGCTCACGGGCGAGCCGAGCCACGAGATCGTCTCCCTCGCGCTCGAGGCGCTCGAGCACCTCGAGCATCGCGGCGCGGTCGGCTCCGACGCGGGAACGGGCGACGGCGCGGGCATCCTGAGCGATCTGCCCGACCGCTTCATCCGAGAGGTCCTCGCCGAGCACGACGCCCGTCTGCGCCTGCCCGCGGCCGGCGGCTACGCTGCGGGGCTCGCGTTCCTGCCCCAGGCGTCGACCGAACGCCAGGCGGTGCGGTATCGCATCGGCGCCATCGCGGCCGAGGAAGGCCTCTCGGTGCTCGCCTGGAGGCCCGTCGCCGTGCGCCCCGAGGTGCTCGGCGAGAGCGCCCGCGCCGTCAGCCCGGTCATCGAGCAGCTCGTGCTCGTGCCCGCGAGCGGCGAGGCGGTCGACACGGATCAGCTCGAGCGGCGCGCGTTCCGCACCCGCAAGCGCATCCAGCACGAGACGGGCTGCTACCTGCCGTCGCTCGGCGCCCGCACGATCGTGTACAAGGGAATGGTCACCACGCTGCAGCTGCCCGGCTTCTACCCCGAGCTGTCCGACGAGCGCTTCGAGAGCCGCTTCGCCATCGTGCACTCGCGCTACTCGACCAACACCTTCCCCTCATGGCATCTCGCCCAACCGCTGCGCCTCGTCGCTCACAACGGCGAGATCAACACCGTGCGCGGCAATCGCAACTGGATGCGGGCGCGCGAGGCGCAGCTCGAGAGCCCGCTGCTCGGCGACGTGCGGCAGCTCTCCCCGGTCTGCTCGGAGGGCGGCAGCGACTCGGCCAGCTTCGACGAGGTGCTCGAGCTGCTGGTGCGCGCGGGCCGCTCGCTGCCGCACGCGCTCGCCATGATGGTGCCCGAGGCCTGGGAATCCGAGACCGGCCTGCACCCCGACCTCGTCAGCTTCCTCGAATACCACTCGCTCGTGATGGAGCCGTGGGACGGGCCCGCCGCGATGATCGCCACCGACGGCACCGAGCTGGTCGCAACCCTCGACCGCAACGGCCTGCGCCCCGGCCGCTTCCTCGTGACCAGCGACGGCGTCATGGTGATCGCCAGCGAGACCGGTGTGCTCGACATCGCCCCCGACCGGGTGATCCGACGCGGGCGTCTTCAGCCCGGCCGCATGCTCGCGGTCGATCTCGCGAGCGGCACCATCCGCGAGGACGAGGCCGTGAAGCGGGAGCTCGCGAACCTCGCCCCCTGGGGCGAGTGGCTCGAGGAGGGACGCATCCGGCTCTCCGAACAGCCCGAGCGCGAGCACCTCGTGCACCCCCCGGCCTCGATCAGCCGGCGCCAGCGCACCTTCGGCTACACCGAGGAGGAGCTGCGGCTGCTGCTCACCCCCATGGCTCGCGACGGCATCGAGCCGATCGCGGCGATGGGCACCGATACGCCGATCGCGGCGCTCTCGGAGCGGCCGCGCCACATCTACGACTACTTCGTGCAGCAGTTCGCGCAGGTCACCAACCCGCCGCTCGACGCGCTGCGGGAAGAGCTGGTCACGAGCCTCGTCACGAGCATCGGGCCGCAGCAGAACCTGCTCACGCAGTCGGTCGACCATGCCCGTCAGGTGATCCTCGACTTCCCGGTCATCGACAACGACGCGCTCGCGCGCATCCAGCACTTCGGCGACGACCCCGAGCGCGAGCGCGCGGTCACGATCCGCGGTCTGTACCCCGTCGACTACGACGCAAAGGGCCTCGCCGACCGGCTCGAGACGATGTGCTGGGAGGCGAGCGCCGCGATCGAGGCGGGGGCCGAGTTCATCATCCTGTCCGATCGCGACTCCAACAAGGACCTCGCCCCCGTGCCGTCGTTACTCGCCGTCTCGGCGGTGCACCACCACCTCATCCGCGAGGGGCAGCGCATGAGCGTCGCGCTCATCGCCGAGGCGGGCGACGTGCGCGAGGTGCACCACGTCGCGGCCCTCATCGGCTACGGCGCCGCCGCCGTCAACCCCTACCTCGCCATGGAGACCGTCGGGCTGCTCGTGCGCGACGGGTCGATCGCGGGCGTCACCGAGGAGCAGGCGATCGCGAAGCTCATCAAGTCGCTCGGCAAGGGCATGCTCAAAGTGATGAGCAAGATGGGCATCTCGACCGTCGCCTCGTACTGCGGCGCGCAGACCTTCGAGGCGATCGGCCTCTCGCAGCAGCTCGTCGACCGCTACTTCACCGGTACCGCCTCGCGGCTCGGCGGCGTCGGCCTCGACGTGATCGCCGCCGAGGTCGCCGCCCGCCACCGCGCCGCCTACCCCGACGACCCCGCCCCGCTCGCGCACAAGAAGCTCGAGACCGGCGGCGAGTACCGATGGCGGCGCGGCGAGGAGCCCCATCTCTTCGACCCCGAGACCATCTACAAGCTGCAGCACGCCACCCGCACGGGCCGCCGCGAGATATTCGCCGAGTACACCCGCCGCGTCAACGACCAGCAGCAGCGGCTCATGACCCTGCGCGGCCTCTTCAGGCTCTCACCCCAGCGGCCGCCCGTGCCGCTCGGCGAGGTCGAGCCGGTGAGCGAGATCGTCAAGCGCTTCGCGACCGGCGCCATGAGCTACGGATCGATCTCGCCCGAGGCGCACCAGACCCTCGCGATCGCCATGAACATGCTCGGCGGCAAATCGAACACGGGCGAGGGCGGAGAGGCCGAGGATCGGCTGCTCGACCCCGAGCGGCGCAGCGCGATCAAGCAGGTCGCGTCGGGCCGCTTCGGCGTCACCTCGATGTACCTGACGCACGCCGACGAGATCCAGATCAAGCTCGCCCAGGGGGCGAAGCCGGGCGAGGGTGGTCAGCTGCCGCCGCAGAAGATGTACCCGTGGATCGCCCGCACCCGCCACGCCACCCCGGGCGTCGGGCTCATCTCGCCGCCCCCGCACCACGACATCTACTCGATCGAAGACCTCAAGCAGCTCATCTTCGACCTCAAACGGGCCAACCCCGCCGCGCGCATCTCGACCAAGCTCGTCGCCCAGAGCGGCATCGGCCCGGTCGCCGCGGGCGTGGCAAAGGCCCTCTCCGACGTGATCCTCGTCTCCGGCCATGACGGCGGCACGGGCGCGAGCCCCATGAACTCGCTCAAGCACGCCGGCTCCCCGTGGGAGCTGGGCCTCGCCGAGGCCCAGCAGACCCTCATGCTCAACGGCCTGCGCGAACGCGTCGTGCTGCAGGCGGACGGCCAGCTGAAGACCGGCCGCGACGTGGTCGTCGCCGCCCTGCTCGGCGCCGAGGAGTTCGGCTTCGCGACCGCCCCGCTCGTCGTCTCGGGCTGCATCATGATGCGCGTCTGCCACCTCGACACCTGCCCGGTGGGCGTCGCCACGCAGAACCCCGAACTGCGCGAGCGCTTCACCGGCCGCGCCGAGCACGTGGTCAACTTCTTCCGCTTCATCGCCGAGGAGGTGCGCGAGCTGCTCGCCTCCCTCGGCTACCGCACCCTCGGCGAGGCCGTCGGCGACAGCTCGGCGCTCGACGTCGACGACGCGATCCGCCACTGGAAGGCCGAGGGTCTCGACCTCACGCCGATCCTGCGCGGCCCGTCGTTCCCCGAGAGCGAGCCGCGGCGGCACGGCCGCGAGCAGGATCACGAGCTCGACGAGCACTTCGACCGGGGCCTCATCGAGATGGCGGCCGACGCGCTCGACCGTCGCGAGCCGGTGGTGGTCGACCTGCCGATCCGCAACATCGACCGCGCCGTCGGCACGATGCTCGGCCACGAGGTCACGAAGCGATACGGCGCGACGGGCCTCGCCCCCGAGACCATCGACGTCACCCTCACCGGCTCGGCTGGGCAGTCGCTCGGCGCCTTCATCCCGGCCGGCATCACGCTGCGCCTCATCGGAGACGCCAACGACTACGTCGGCAAGGGGCTTTCGGGCGGCGAGATCGCGATCCGCCCGCACCCCGATGCCGGGCACGCGGCGTCGGGCAACGTGATCGCGGGCAACACCATCGGGTACGGCGCGACGAGCGGCAGCCTGTGGATCGCGGGCACGGTGGGGGAGCGCTTCCTCGTGCGCGGATCCGGCGCTACCGCGGTCGTCGAGGGCGCGGGCGACCACGCGCTCGAGTACTTCACGGGCGGATTCGCCCTGATCCTCGGCCCCACCGGGCGCAACATCGGCGCCGGCATGTCGGGCGGCGAGGCGGCGATCCTCGATCTCGACCCCGCGAACGTGAACTCGGCCGAGCTCGGGTCAGGGGCGCTTACCCTGACCCCGCTCGACGATGCACTGCGCGAGCGGATCGCAGCGCTGCTGAAGCGGCACGTCGAGCAGACCGGTTCCGAGCTCGGCACCGCGCTGCTCGACGAGATCGACAGCGACCCCGAGCGCGTTTTCGCGCGCTTCACCCGACTGATCCCGCGCGGCTACTCGCGCGTGCTCGAGATTCGCGAGCGCGCCAACGAACAGGGCGTCGACCCCGACGGAGAGCGGGTCTGGTCCGAGATCCTGGAGGCGACCCATGGCTGA
- a CDS encoding SDR family oxidoreductase — MTQILEPGTLSGRRALVTGSSRGIGADTVRYFAEAGADVVVNFRNKAPRAEKLAAQLRELGVRALVQGADLTDPDSVEAMMEAVREEFGGLDILVLNASGGMESGMEEDYALKLNRDAQLSVLDAALPLLGEGSRVVFVTSHQAHFIRTTPTMPEYEGVALSKRAGEDALRERIPELEERGIGFTVVSGDMIEGTVTATLLNRLNPGAIEQRREQAGKLYNVSEFAAEVARAAVDPVPADHTRLVGDTSSFDGDA, encoded by the coding sequence GTGACTCAGATTCTTGAACCGGGCACTCTCTCCGGTCGCCGCGCGCTCGTGACGGGATCCTCCCGCGGGATCGGAGCCGACACCGTCCGGTACTTCGCCGAGGCGGGCGCCGACGTGGTCGTCAACTTCCGCAACAAGGCTCCGCGCGCCGAGAAGCTCGCCGCGCAGCTGCGCGAGCTGGGCGTGCGCGCGCTCGTGCAGGGCGCCGACCTCACCGATCCCGACTCGGTCGAGGCGATGATGGAGGCCGTGCGCGAGGAGTTCGGCGGCCTCGACATCCTCGTGCTCAACGCTTCGGGCGGCATGGAGAGCGGCATGGAGGAGGATTACGCGCTGAAGCTCAACCGAGACGCGCAGCTGTCGGTGCTCGACGCCGCGCTGCCGCTCCTCGGCGAGGGCTCGCGCGTGGTGTTCGTCACGAGCCACCAGGCCCACTTCATCCGCACCACCCCCACGATGCCCGAGTACGAGGGTGTGGCGCTCTCGAAGCGAGCCGGCGAGGACGCGCTGCGCGAGCGCATCCCGGAGCTCGAGGAGCGCGGGATCGGCTTCACCGTGGTCTCGGGCGACATGATCGAGGGCACCGTCACGGCGACCCTGCTGAACCGCCTCAACCCGGGCGCGATCGAGCAGCGCCGCGAGCAGGCCGGCAAACTCTACAACGTCTCGGAGTTCGCGGCCGAGGTGGCGCGCGCCGCGGTCGATCCGGTGCCCGCCGACCACACGCGACTGGTCGGCGACACGAGCAGCTTCGACGGCGACGCGTGA
- a CDS encoding RNA polymerase-binding protein RbpA, with the protein MADRTLRGTRIGSTSLQGEEGVELSPRRTVEYLTDRGVRFSVLFDADAEPPAEWVDQKSGEIGFLDDEAGRAARAEFEEKESSQRTPWDMLIERRTREELEELLEERLQLLRARRGAK; encoded by the coding sequence ATGGCTGATCGAACGCTCCGAGGAACGCGTATCGGCTCGACGAGTCTGCAGGGTGAAGAGGGCGTCGAGCTCTCGCCCAGACGCACCGTCGAGTACCTGACCGATCGCGGGGTGCGCTTCAGCGTGCTCTTCGACGCCGACGCCGAGCCCCCGGCCGAGTGGGTGGATCAGAAGAGCGGCGAGATCGGGTTCCTCGACGACGAGGCCGGGCGCGCAGCGCGCGCCGAGTTCGAGGAGAAGGAGTCCTCGCAGCGCACCCCGTGGGACATGCTCATCGAGCGCCGGACCCGCGAAGAGCTCGAGGAACTGCTCGAGGAGCGTCTGCAGCTGCTGCGCGCCCGCCGCGGCGCCAAGTAG
- the lnt gene encoding apolipoprotein N-acyltransferase has protein sequence MTPTLIARLPWWVSLIAAAAGGYLLDVASPALAWWPAAIAGAALVFASVWQQPWQIGLQAGLVAGAAFWAPHISWLTLYLGPVPWLGLCAVMVLWFALFGIAAAAATRGIARLPWFSERVGALVVAQSLAAAGLWVLREQVQGSWPYGGFAWGRLAHTQADGPLAQAVSWVGFAGLSGLLALACALPVAALLSRRSAAVGASGIGASGIGGARLRGPVLPAAAAALVLLLVMALVPAPPLPQTGALRVAAVQGDSKSGIFDDRESGDVLRDHVAATEELLDRLEADDETVDVIVWPENSAEFALPDNPLAAQRVARLAKRAGAPIVVGTILANPDGSYTNSSLIWGPEGAEPGRYDKRYPVPFAEYMPNREFFRALAPDLVDLVQLEYTAGVLPAAFEVPSAAGPVRAGLAICFDIIFDAQAVAMGGDGAEVIFAQTNNADFGRTDESAQQLAIARLRAVETGRALVNISTVGTSAVVAPDGGDLATLTPFTADAMVAEVPLVEGKTPALNAGSAIAAFWMAMGALGCAVAAAATWRRGGRAAAADAPRAVPRALRGSGAR, from the coding sequence ATGACCCCGACGCTCATCGCGCGTCTGCCGTGGTGGGTGTCGCTGATCGCGGCGGCCGCCGGCGGGTACCTGCTCGACGTGGCGAGTCCGGCGCTCGCCTGGTGGCCCGCAGCGATCGCGGGGGCCGCTCTCGTCTTCGCCTCGGTCTGGCAGCAGCCCTGGCAGATCGGGCTGCAGGCGGGTCTCGTCGCTGGTGCGGCGTTCTGGGCGCCCCACATCTCGTGGCTCACGCTCTACCTCGGGCCGGTGCCGTGGCTCGGCCTCTGCGCGGTGATGGTGCTCTGGTTCGCGCTGTTCGGCATTGCGGCCGCGGCGGCGACGCGGGGCATCGCGCGCCTGCCCTGGTTCTCGGAGCGCGTCGGAGCACTCGTGGTCGCGCAGTCGCTCGCGGCCGCCGGGCTGTGGGTGCTGCGCGAGCAGGTGCAGGGGTCGTGGCCGTACGGCGGCTTCGCGTGGGGGCGCCTCGCGCACACGCAGGCCGACGGGCCGCTCGCGCAGGCGGTGTCGTGGGTCGGCTTCGCGGGCCTCTCGGGGCTGCTCGCGCTCGCCTGCGCGCTGCCGGTCGCCGCGCTCCTCTCGCGCCGCTCGGCGGCGGTCGGCGCCTCAGGGATCGGCGCCTCCGGGATCGGCGGTGCCCGGCTCCGCGGTCCCGTGCTGCCGGCCGCCGCCGCCGCGCTGGTGCTCCTGCTCGTGATGGCACTCGTGCCGGCGCCGCCGTTGCCGCAGACGGGCGCCCTTCGCGTCGCCGCGGTGCAGGGCGATTCGAAGTCGGGCATCTTCGACGACCGCGAGTCGGGCGACGTGCTCCGTGATCACGTGGCCGCGACCGAGGAACTGCTCGACCGTCTCGAAGCCGATGACGAGACCGTCGACGTGATCGTCTGGCCGGAGAACAGCGCCGAGTTCGCGCTGCCCGACAACCCGCTCGCGGCGCAGCGGGTGGCACGCCTCGCGAAACGGGCCGGAGCGCCGATCGTGGTCGGCACGATCCTCGCGAACCCCGACGGCAGTTACACCAACAGCTCGCTGATCTGGGGGCCGGAGGGTGCCGAGCCCGGGCGATACGACAAGCGGTATCCGGTGCCGTTCGCGGAGTACATGCCCAATCGAGAGTTCTTCCGCGCTCTCGCCCCCGACCTCGTCGATCTCGTGCAGCTCGAGTACACGGCGGGTGTGCTGCCGGCCGCCTTCGAGGTGCCCTCGGCAGCGGGGCCCGTGCGGGCGGGGCTCGCGATCTGCTTCGACATCATCTTCGATGCGCAGGCGGTTGCGATGGGGGGCGACGGCGCCGAGGTGATCTTCGCGCAGACGAACAACGCCGACTTCGGGCGCACCGATGAGAGCGCTCAGCAACTCGCGATCGCGCGGCTGCGTGCCGTCGAGACCGGTCGCGCGCTCGTCAACATCTCCACGGTGGGCACGAGCGCGGTGGTCGCGCCCGACGGCGGGGATCTCGCGACGCTGACGCCCTTCACCGCCGATGCGATGGTCGCCGAGGTGCCCTTGGTGGAGGGCAAGACCCCGGCCTTGAACGCCGGATCCGCGATCGCCGCCTTCTGGATGGCGATGGGAGCGCTCGGGTGCGCGGTGGCCGCGGCCGCTACTTGGCGCCGCGGCGGGCGCGCAGCAGCTGCAGACGCTCCTCGAGCAGTTCCTCGAGCTCTTCGCGGGTCCGGCGCTCGATGA